From a single Bacillus pseudomycoides DSM 12442 genomic region:
- a CDS encoding murein hydrolase activator EnvC family protein yields MKKFATFSVLAAGTIFVSPLLSPVHAETNQDKLSTIESELEGQQSDLQNKSAEKEQIEKEIQELQKKIDELTISINKNEADLNDTKKEISKTQQVIAEKKKHIEQLQINIDTRQDVIKQRLQSMQEKPRTNIITEVLTNSNNIADLVDNIYSVSLILNNDTDIVKKQTSDQEAVTAEKEAVEKKEQQLEESKQKLEHKQQELQANQQQQQALINDLHTKVSKVDSEIEGLEESKSILENQRQAVQKAIEEEKRAEKARKAEEARKAEDAKKQSAPTPQDTNKGGFIKPAAGSKTSGFGARSLDNHKGIDIAAAGTVPIIAAADGVVIRSELSSSYGNVVYLSHRINGKTYTTVYAHMSSRSVSNGQTVKQGQQLGFMGNTGQSFGQHLHFELHIGEWNVGKTNAVDPSSYIGL; encoded by the coding sequence ATGAAAAAATTTGCAACTTTCAGCGTTTTAGCAGCAGGAACTATTTTTGTTTCTCCGTTACTTTCACCAGTACACGCGGAAACAAATCAAGATAAATTATCTACAATTGAATCAGAATTAGAAGGACAACAAAGCGACTTACAAAATAAATCAGCAGAGAAAGAACAAATTGAAAAAGAAATACAAGAATTACAAAAAAAGATTGATGAACTAACTATTTCTATTAATAAAAATGAAGCTGATTTAAATGATACAAAGAAAGAAATTAGCAAGACTCAACAAGTCATTGCTGAGAAAAAGAAACATATTGAGCAATTACAAATCAACATAGATACACGTCAAGATGTCATTAAACAACGACTGCAATCTATGCAAGAAAAACCTCGCACAAATATCATTACGGAAGTGTTAACAAATTCAAATAACATCGCAGATCTTGTTGACAATATATATTCCGTAAGTTTGATTTTAAATAATGATACCGATATTGTAAAAAAACAAACAAGTGATCAAGAGGCTGTAACAGCAGAAAAAGAGGCTGTTGAGAAAAAGGAACAGCAATTAGAGGAATCCAAACAAAAATTAGAACATAAGCAACAAGAATTGCAAGCGAATCAACAGCAGCAACAAGCGCTCATTAACGATTTACATACGAAAGTATCCAAAGTAGATTCTGAGATTGAGGGATTAGAAGAATCGAAAAGCATTTTAGAAAATCAACGACAAGCGGTTCAAAAAGCAATTGAAGAAGAAAAACGAGCGGAAAAAGCTCGTAAAGCTGAAGAGGCACGCAAGGCAGAGGACGCAAAAAAACAATCTGCACCAACACCGCAAGATACGAACAAAGGTGGATTTATTAAGCCAGCCGCTGGTTCAAAAACTTCTGGATTCGGCGCTCGTTCCCTAGATAATCATAAAGGCATTGATATCGCAGCCGCTGGAACAGTTCCAATTATCGCCGCTGCAGACGGTGTTGTTATTCGTTCCGAATTATCATCCAGTTATGGAAACGTCGTTTACTTATCACATCGTATAAACGGAAAAACTTATACAACAGTATATGCTCATATGAGCAGCCGTTCTGTATCTAATGGACAAACTGTAAAACAAGGTCAACAATTAGGATTTATGGGAAACACCGGTCAATCTTTCGGACAACATTTACATTTTGAACTTCATATTGGCGAATGGAACGTGGGTAAAACAAATGCAGTTGATCCTTCTAGTTATATCGGATTATAA
- a CDS encoding sodium-dependent transporter, translated as MKETQQWTSKIGFVLAAAGAAVGLGAIWKFPYVAGNGGGGAFFLVFLLLTLFIGMPLLLAEFVIGRSTQKEAVTAYKLLVPNSKLYPWIGRMGVVTCFSVLSFYSVVGGWILLYLYYSVTGSFWSGAVEYGKLFEQTISNPASAVGAQLIFMLCTIFVVSKGVEKGIEKASKYMMPLLFILFIAIIIRALTLDGAWAGVEFFLKPDFSKLTADTILYAMGQSFFSLTVGASVMVTYSSYLKKEEHLAKSATSIVSLTIFITVLAGLAIFPAIFALGVKPTEGPGLLFIILPAVFAKIPFGQFFFIMFLILFFFATLTSAISMLEIVVASVAKDNEKKRPSASFVIGLLIFAVGIPSALSFGIMSDVKVFGKTFFDLVDFTVSNVLLPLGVLAISLFVPNKMSKDLLMKELEVIETKGKTLFNIWFFLLRYIIPITVVIVFLNAIGIFKMFAK; from the coding sequence ATGAAAGAAACACAGCAATGGACATCGAAAATAGGTTTTGTACTCGCAGCAGCCGGAGCCGCAGTAGGACTTGGAGCGATATGGAAGTTTCCGTACGTTGCAGGTAATGGCGGAGGGGGAGCGTTTTTTCTAGTCTTCTTATTATTAACTTTATTTATTGGTATGCCTCTTCTTTTAGCAGAGTTTGTTATTGGTCGTAGTACACAAAAAGAAGCGGTTACTGCATATAAATTGTTAGTACCAAATAGTAAATTATATCCATGGATTGGTCGTATGGGTGTTGTCACTTGTTTTAGTGTATTATCCTTTTATAGCGTCGTAGGTGGATGGATTTTATTATATTTATATTATAGTGTGACAGGAAGCTTTTGGAGTGGGGCAGTTGAATATGGAAAATTGTTTGAACAAACAATTTCGAATCCTGCTAGCGCAGTAGGTGCTCAGTTAATCTTTATGCTTTGTACTATTTTTGTTGTAAGTAAAGGTGTAGAAAAAGGAATCGAAAAGGCAAGTAAGTATATGATGCCGCTATTATTTATTTTGTTTATTGCTATTATTATTCGTGCTCTTACACTTGATGGTGCATGGGCTGGTGTAGAGTTTTTCTTAAAACCGGATTTTTCAAAGCTAACAGCCGATACGATTTTATATGCGATGGGACAATCTTTCTTTTCACTAACAGTAGGTGCTTCGGTAATGGTAACATACAGCTCATACTTAAAGAAAGAGGAGCATTTAGCGAAATCAGCAACATCAATTGTAAGCTTAACGATTTTTATTACAGTGCTTGCGGGACTAGCAATTTTCCCGGCGATTTTCGCATTAGGGGTTAAACCGACAGAAGGACCAGGTTTATTGTTCATTATTCTTCCAGCTGTATTTGCGAAAATACCATTCGGACAATTTTTCTTTATTATGTTTTTAATTTTATTCTTCTTTGCAACCTTAACTTCTGCAATCTCGATGCTTGAAATTGTTGTTGCATCTGTAGCGAAAGATAATGAGAAAAAACGTCCTTCGGCATCATTTGTTATTGGATTACTAATTTTTGCGGTTGGAATTCCATCTGCACTATCATTTGGAATTATGAGTGATGTAAAAGTTTTCGGAAAAACATTTTTTGACTTAGTGGACTTTACGGTAAGTAATGTATTGCTGCCGTTAGGGGTACTAGCAATTTCATTGTTTGTACCGAATAAAATGAGTAAAGATTTACTAATGAAAGAATTAGAAGTTATAGAAACAAAGGGAAAAACATTATTTAACATTTGGTTTTTCTTACTACGTTATATAATTCCAATTACAGTAGTAATCGTATTTTTAAATGCAATTGGTATATTTAAGATGTTTGCAAAATAA
- the liaF gene encoding cell wall-active antibiotics response protein LiaF, whose translation MKKQFSKSQLVGMLLIIFGFGLFLDMILGHFEPGALIFAFIMIMFGRHYRKKNRYVRGNVFLFVGGLIFLFFLFSSAAFVLVVVTCLAFIGYQLIQGQQKPKTVQVEIKEKGYIDEEKQIYRTEPYLKNMMVGNVRMMDHIYELEDINVQYGVGDVEIDLTTAMIPEGETVIVIRGVIGNIRLYVPYDIELSLNHSVIVGRVLLPGHEETGFNRNVTFKTEQYREAPRRIKIISSLVVGDTEVRKV comes from the coding sequence ATGAAGAAACAATTTTCAAAATCACAACTAGTGGGGATGCTCCTCATCATATTTGGATTTGGTCTTTTTCTTGATATGATTCTCGGACATTTTGAACCGGGTGCTCTTATTTTTGCATTTATTATGATTATGTTCGGAAGACATTATCGGAAAAAGAATCGCTATGTGAGAGGTAATGTGTTTTTATTTGTCGGAGGACTTATTTTTTTATTCTTCCTGTTTTCATCAGCAGCCTTCGTACTTGTTGTAGTTACTTGCTTAGCTTTCATCGGTTATCAGCTTATACAAGGACAGCAGAAGCCAAAAACTGTACAGGTAGAAATTAAGGAAAAAGGATATATAGATGAAGAAAAACAAATCTATCGTACAGAACCATATCTTAAAAATATGATGGTAGGTAACGTAAGAATGATGGATCATATTTATGAATTAGAGGATATTAATGTCCAGTACGGAGTCGGTGATGTTGAAATTGACTTGACGACGGCGATGATTCCTGAAGGAGAAACGGTTATCGTTATTCGTGGCGTTATTGGTAACATTCGTTTGTATGTTCCGTACGATATTGAATTATCTTTAAATCATTCTGTTATTGTTGGTAGAGTATTACTTCCAGGACATGAAGAGACAGGATTTAATCGAAATGTTACATTCAAAACAGAACAGTATAGGGAAGCTCCTCGGCGTATTAAAATAATTTCTTCGCTTGTCGTAGGCGATACGGAAGTGAGGAAAGTATAA
- a CDS encoding sensor histidine kinase: MKKQKNISWMYIRYSMLSSVSIAIICTIVYVWKSREDVYDLLWKESIASVPISLFIMSTSLLIGGIVGYAIGYYMQQRIQGLNTFLFEVERGNFPKDVSFTAEDEFHEVERKVIALAKRLEEQAGLFQKVTNERAHWNEEMRQEAISQERHRLARELHDSVSQQLFAMSMMMSAINEQVAQIPETTKKQLQLVENMVVNAQSEMRALLLHLRPVQLEGKKLTEGIEELLTELSRKQHMKIEWLIEPIQLKKGVEDHLFRIVQEALSNTLRHAKAKKTEVRLRQIDQYAILKIIDDGVGFEVGVNKAGSYGLRSIQERVHEIGGTLKVLSFPNKGTQIEVKVPIIIEREGE, translated from the coding sequence ATGAAAAAGCAAAAGAATATTTCATGGATGTATATTCGTTACTCTATGTTATCTTCTGTTAGTATTGCAATTATTTGTACGATTGTATATGTATGGAAAAGTAGAGAAGATGTATACGATTTATTGTGGAAAGAATCCATTGCTTCTGTTCCAATTAGCTTGTTCATTATGAGCACAAGTCTTCTTATTGGAGGAATTGTTGGATATGCAATTGGTTACTATATGCAGCAGCGTATTCAAGGTTTAAATACTTTTTTATTTGAAGTAGAGCGAGGTAATTTTCCAAAAGACGTTTCGTTTACTGCAGAGGATGAATTTCATGAAGTAGAGAGAAAGGTAATTGCGCTTGCTAAGCGATTAGAGGAACAAGCCGGATTATTTCAAAAAGTAACGAATGAACGAGCTCATTGGAATGAAGAGATGAGACAAGAAGCTATTTCTCAAGAAAGGCATCGATTAGCTAGAGAACTGCATGATTCAGTGAGTCAGCAGCTTTTTGCAATGTCTATGATGATGTCAGCTATTAATGAACAGGTGGCTCAAATTCCAGAAACAACAAAAAAGCAATTGCAGCTTGTGGAAAATATGGTCGTAAATGCACAATCAGAAATGAGAGCATTGCTGCTTCATTTACGTCCTGTACAACTTGAAGGTAAAAAATTAACAGAAGGTATAGAAGAGTTACTAACAGAGCTTTCAAGAAAACAGCATATGAAAATTGAATGGTTGATTGAGCCAATTCAATTGAAAAAAGGTGTGGAAGATCATTTATTCCGTATTGTGCAAGAAGCTTTATCCAATACGTTACGGCATGCGAAGGCAAAGAAAACAGAAGTTCGTCTTCGTCAAATCGATCAATATGCAATTTTAAAAATCATTGATGATGGTGTTGGGTTTGAAGTAGGTGTCAATAAAGCTGGATCATATGGTCTGAGGTCTATTCAAGAGCGTGTTCATGAAATTGGTGGAACACTAAAGGTACTAAGTTTTCCGAATAAAGGTACACAAATTGAAGTGAAAGTACCAATTATAATAGAGAGAGAGGGGGAGTAG
- the gltP gene encoding glutamate/aspartate:proton symporter GltP: protein MKRIGLAWQILIGLALGIAVGAIFYGDSTVVGYLKPIGDIFIRLIKMIVVPIVVASIIVGVAGVGDVKKLGRLGGKTIIYFEIITTIAIVVGLLVANIFQPGKGVNMDQLTKTDISKYAETTAQVQSHSFADTFVNIVPTNIMKSLVDGDMLAIIFFSVLFGLGVAAVGERGRPVLQFFQGVADAMFYVTNQVMKFAPFGVFALIGVTVSTFGLASLIPLGKLVIVVYGSMIFFVVVVLGLTAKLFRINIFQFFKILKDELILAYSTASSETVLPKLMEKMEKFGCPKAITSFVIPTGYSFNLDGSTLYQAIAAIFLAQMYGIDLSITQQITLLLVLMVTSKGIAGVPGVSFVVLLATLGTVGIPAEGLAFIAGIDRILDMARTAVNVVGNSLAAVVMSKWEGQYDDAKGQAYLKEISEKQAA from the coding sequence ATGAAAAGGATAGGACTTGCATGGCAAATTTTAATAGGTCTTGCGCTTGGTATTGCAGTTGGGGCAATTTTTTATGGCGATAGCACAGTGGTAGGATACTTAAAACCAATTGGTGATATTTTCATCCGATTAATTAAAATGATTGTTGTACCAATCGTCGTAGCGAGCATCATTGTTGGGGTTGCAGGAGTTGGTGATGTTAAAAAGCTAGGTCGATTAGGCGGAAAGACAATTATTTACTTCGAAATTATTACAACGATTGCGATTGTTGTTGGCCTACTGGTAGCGAATATTTTTCAACCAGGAAAAGGCGTGAATATGGATCAATTAACAAAGACTGATATTTCTAAATATGCAGAAACGACAGCTCAAGTGCAAAGTCATTCGTTTGCAGATACATTTGTAAATATCGTTCCGACGAATATTATGAAATCATTGGTTGATGGCGATATGCTTGCCATTATTTTCTTCTCTGTACTATTTGGTTTAGGAGTTGCGGCGGTTGGTGAAAGAGGACGACCGGTTCTTCAATTTTTCCAAGGCGTAGCAGATGCAATGTTTTACGTAACAAACCAAGTTATGAAGTTCGCACCATTTGGTGTATTCGCATTAATCGGTGTTACAGTTTCTACATTTGGTTTAGCTTCATTAATTCCGTTAGGGAAATTAGTAATCGTCGTTTATGGATCCATGATTTTCTTCGTCGTAGTTGTATTAGGACTTACGGCAAAATTATTCAGGATTAATATTTTCCAATTCTTCAAAATTTTAAAAGATGAGCTGATTTTAGCGTATTCTACTGCGAGCTCAGAAACGGTTTTACCGAAACTGATGGAGAAAATGGAGAAATTCGGTTGTCCGAAAGCAATTACATCTTTCGTTATTCCAACTGGTTACTCGTTTAACTTAGATGGATCGACGCTATACCAAGCGATTGCGGCAATTTTCTTAGCGCAAATGTACGGTATTGATTTATCCATTACACAACAAATTACATTATTACTTGTATTAATGGTTACATCTAAAGGGATTGCCGGTGTACCAGGAGTATCATTCGTTGTACTATTAGCGACACTTGGTACAGTAGGTATTCCAGCAGAAGGTTTAGCATTTATCGCAGGTATTGACCGTATTTTAGATATGGCTCGTACAGCAGTTAACGTTGTAGGTAACTCTTTAGCAGCTGTTGTTATGTCTAAGTGGGAAGGTCAATATGACGATGCAAAAGGACAAGCCTATTTAAAAGAGATTTCAGAGAAACAAGCAGCGTAA
- a CDS encoding NAD(P)-binding protein — MYPLTVRIRNKRVVVIGGGRVASFKIAPLLKEGANIVVVSRGLDKSLMKLVESKKIHWFQKDYEKSDLEDAFLVVAATSDAILNEHIAQDASLNQLVNVITNPESGNVHFPATMHRGKLNVAVSTGGASPKLAKKIRDDIAMKYDETYEDYLDFLYEVRMKVKQLRLEKRQQNILLQEVLKLEYIRNQQKRGRFLQELAERVCVE, encoded by the coding sequence GTGTACCCACTTACAGTTCGAATTAGAAATAAACGAGTTGTTGTCATTGGTGGTGGCCGAGTGGCATCATTTAAAATCGCGCCTTTACTAAAAGAAGGAGCGAATATAGTAGTAGTGAGTCGTGGTTTAGATAAGAGTTTAATGAAGCTTGTAGAATCAAAGAAAATTCACTGGTTTCAAAAAGACTATGAAAAAAGTGATCTAGAAGATGCATTTTTAGTAGTAGCAGCTACAAGTGATGCAATATTAAATGAGCATATTGCACAAGATGCATCATTAAACCAGCTTGTGAATGTGATTACTAATCCTGAAAGTGGAAATGTTCATTTTCCAGCAACTATGCATAGAGGAAAGCTCAATGTTGCCGTTTCTACTGGAGGTGCAAGTCCAAAACTTGCGAAAAAAATTCGGGATGATATTGCGATGAAATATGATGAGACATATGAAGACTATCTTGATTTCTTATATGAAGTAAGGATGAAGGTGAAACAATTACGACTAGAAAAAAGACAACAGAATATTTTATTGCAAGAAGTGTTGAAGCTTGAGTATATTCGAAACCAGCAGAAAAGAGGAAGGTTTTTACAAGAGTTAGCTGAAAGAGTATGTGTAGAATAG
- a CDS encoding Na+/H+ antiporter NhaC family protein: MKQTRGNGLALLPLGIFLGLFIGSGIITGDFYKLPILVAILIAVGTALVMNRKESFTVKVERFAKGAGNPDIMIMVLIFVLAGAFSETAKGMGGVDSTVNLALSILPQGFIVAGIFVIGAFISLAMGTSMGTIAALAPIAVGISQQTDISIALTMATVVGGAMFGDNLSFISDTTIAAVRSQGTEMKDKFKTNFLIVLPAAIITIVLLVVITLGNHTEIKAHMFDWVKILPYAGVLVTALLGWNVLIVLTGGTVLSGIIGLIDGSYTLASFFKSVTTGIGGMMELVLLAILIGGMVELIQYNGGIQYLMDILTRNIRSKKGAEFGIAGLVSMTNMCTANNTISIIFTGPLAKNIADQYEIDPRKSASVLDLFSCCIQGLIPYGAQMLTAAGFAALSPIELLPYAFYPILVGVCGIVSILIGFPRFSKVAEKKEYHKTA; the protein is encoded by the coding sequence TTGAAACAAACGAGAGGGAATGGTTTGGCGTTATTACCGCTTGGAATATTTTTGGGGCTATTTATTGGTTCTGGCATTATTACAGGTGATTTCTATAAATTGCCGATACTTGTTGCGATTTTAATAGCTGTAGGAACAGCGTTAGTGATGAATCGTAAGGAAAGCTTTACAGTGAAAGTTGAACGGTTTGCCAAAGGGGCTGGTAATCCGGATATTATGATTATGGTGTTGATTTTTGTACTTGCTGGTGCGTTTTCTGAAACAGCAAAAGGAATGGGTGGAGTTGACTCTACAGTTAATTTAGCACTGTCTATTTTACCGCAAGGGTTTATCGTTGCTGGGATTTTTGTTATAGGGGCCTTTATTTCACTAGCGATGGGAACTTCGATGGGAACTATTGCAGCGTTAGCACCAATTGCTGTAGGGATTAGCCAGCAAACAGATATTTCTATTGCGTTAACGATGGCAACAGTTGTCGGTGGGGCAATGTTTGGTGACAATCTATCATTTATTTCTGACACGACAATTGCAGCTGTTCGTTCGCAAGGAACAGAAATGAAAGATAAGTTTAAAACGAACTTTTTAATTGTACTGCCAGCTGCAATTATAACGATTGTACTATTAGTAGTTATTACATTAGGGAATCATACAGAAATTAAAGCTCATATGTTTGATTGGGTGAAAATTTTACCATACGCAGGTGTACTTGTTACAGCGTTGCTTGGATGGAATGTGCTCATCGTATTAACAGGTGGAACTGTATTATCTGGCATTATCGGCCTAATAGATGGAAGTTATACATTAGCGAGTTTCTTTAAAAGTGTAACGACTGGCATTGGCGGTATGATGGAGTTAGTATTACTAGCAATTTTAATCGGTGGAATGGTTGAACTCATTCAATATAATGGTGGTATTCAATATTTAATGGATATATTAACACGTAATATTCGTTCGAAAAAAGGCGCGGAGTTTGGAATCGCCGGTTTAGTGAGTATGACGAATATGTGTACAGCGAATAACACAATTTCTATTATTTTCACAGGACCGCTTGCAAAAAATATTGCCGATCAATATGAAATTGATCCACGAAAATCAGCGAGTGTGTTAGATCTTTTCTCTTGCTGCATACAAGGATTAATTCCGTACGGTGCACAAATGTTAACAGCAGCAGGATTTGCCGCATTATCTCCAATTGAACTGTTACCATATGCGTTTTATCCAATTTTAGTTGGAGTATGTGGTATAGTCTCCATTTTAATTGGTTTTCCGCGGTTTTCGAAGGTAGCGGAAAAAAAAGAATATCATAAAACAGCGTAA
- a CDS encoding DUF3992 domain-containing protein, which produces MLVQTVFEMGKNKKLGNYVNALQALKVQYDIETGCIAIIEATEEYYLFLVKQTDCYDVVKVETVDTNLEYYTKAYKISSFNHTSYQV; this is translated from the coding sequence ATGTTAGTTCAAACAGTATTTGAAATGGGTAAAAATAAAAAGTTAGGAAACTACGTGAATGCATTGCAAGCACTTAAGGTGCAATACGATATTGAAACAGGTTGTATTGCGATAATTGAAGCGACAGAAGAATATTATTTATTTCTAGTAAAACAAACAGATTGCTATGATGTTGTGAAAGTAGAAACAGTTGATACAAACCTTGAGTATTATACGAAAGCGTATAAAATAAGTAGTTTCAATCATACTTCCTACCAAGTGTGA
- a CDS encoding DUF402 domain-containing protein: MKRKYGDGSSWERLIEKTYEVKIIEQGMLGILHTPKVTEPSYKQYNNQELCIVNDGYTWVQYFINDKNFAITAMLDEKKNLVQYYIDVAKKFRIDGRGMPYFDDLYLDVVLLPNGEVYLLDEDELEEAYIAGDISEEEHNVAWDTAKWLMEEIEKEKLPWIAILEKEIQKLK; encoded by the coding sequence ATGAAACGGAAATACGGAGATGGTTCGTCCTGGGAACGGCTAATAGAGAAAACATATGAAGTGAAGATCATAGAGCAAGGAATGTTAGGGATACTGCATACGCCCAAAGTGACAGAGCCTAGTTACAAGCAATATAATAATCAAGAACTTTGCATTGTAAATGATGGATACACATGGGTGCAGTATTTTATAAATGATAAGAACTTTGCGATTACAGCTATGCTCGATGAAAAGAAGAACTTAGTGCAGTATTATATTGATGTGGCAAAAAAATTTAGAATAGATGGGCGAGGTATGCCCTATTTCGACGATTTATATTTGGATGTAGTGTTATTACCTAACGGTGAGGTATATTTACTGGATGAAGATGAATTAGAAGAAGCGTATATAGCTGGAGATATTTCTGAAGAAGAACATAATGTAGCGTGGGATACGGCCAAATGGCTTATGGAGGAAATTGAAAAAGAAAAGCTTCCTTGGATTGCAATTTTAGAAAAAGAAATTCAAAAATTAAAATGA
- a CDS encoding PspA/IM30 family protein — MKQSLFGRVRDAILADFHNVLDEKERKNPIAMLNQYLRDSEREVTKIEKLIQRHKTLKSNFARELEQARYFVNKRSKQAIIAQEAGEMQLHERALEEVAYYEGQVARLEEMYAGVVEQIDELERRLSEMKNKLKEMNAKRMELMARENMAHANRRMNTALHKMDENNPFLRFEEIEDHIRDLELRMNEDHERDTFDMKIAKLEREMKEKDEVSLTKEVTK, encoded by the coding sequence ATGAAACAATCTTTATTCGGACGTGTACGCGATGCAATTTTAGCAGATTTTCATAATGTTTTAGATGAGAAAGAAAGAAAAAATCCAATCGCTATGTTAAATCAATATTTACGCGATAGCGAGCGTGAAGTAACAAAAATTGAAAAATTAATTCAGCGTCATAAAACACTAAAATCTAATTTTGCTCGTGAACTTGAGCAGGCTCGTTATTTCGTAAATAAGCGATCAAAACAGGCGATAATTGCACAAGAAGCAGGGGAAATGCAATTGCATGAACGTGCATTAGAAGAAGTAGCATATTATGAAGGGCAAGTAGCTCGACTAGAAGAAATGTATGCAGGTGTAGTGGAGCAAATCGATGAGTTAGAACGACGTCTTTCTGAAATGAAAAATAAACTAAAAGAAATGAATGCAAAGCGTATGGAATTAATGGCACGTGAAAACATGGCTCATGCGAACCGTCGCATGAATACAGCTCTTCATAAAATGGATGAGAACAACCCATTCTTACGATTTGAAGAAATTGAAGATCACATTCGTGATTTAGAACTTCGCATGAATGAAGATCATGAGCGTGATACATTTGATATGAAAATTGCAAAGCTTGAGCGTGAAATGAAAGAAAAGGATGAAGTATCCTTAACAAAAGAAGTAACAAAATAA
- a CDS encoding response regulator, translating to MIKVLLVDDHEMVRMGVSAYLSTQPDIEVVGEAENGRKGSELALALKPDIILMDLVMDEMDGVEATRAIIQEWPEAKIVVVTSFLDDEKLYPVIEAGATSYLLKTSRASDIADAVRATYDGETVLEPKVTGKMMSRMRQKKEQPLHEDLTEREFEILLLIAEGKSNQEIADELFIALKTVKTHVSNILNKLNVSDRTQAVIYAFRHQLTK from the coding sequence ATGATTAAAGTACTGCTTGTAGATGATCATGAAATGGTGCGGATGGGTGTATCAGCGTATTTATCAACTCAGCCGGATATCGAAGTGGTTGGCGAAGCTGAAAATGGGAGAAAAGGTTCAGAATTAGCATTAGCATTAAAGCCAGATATTATTTTAATGGATCTTGTTATGGATGAAATGGATGGTGTTGAGGCAACGCGTGCCATTATTCAAGAATGGCCGGAAGCAAAAATAGTTGTCGTGACAAGTTTTTTAGACGATGAAAAACTATATCCTGTTATTGAAGCAGGTGCAACGAGCTATTTATTAAAAACATCAAGAGCGAGCGATATCGCAGATGCAGTACGAGCGACTTATGATGGGGAAACAGTACTTGAGCCGAAAGTTACTGGGAAAATGATGTCCCGTATGCGTCAAAAGAAAGAACAGCCACTTCATGAAGATTTAACAGAACGAGAGTTTGAAATCTTATTATTAATTGCAGAGGGAAAGAGTAATCAAGAAATTGCGGATGAGTTATTTATTGCATTAAAAACCGTAAAGACACATGTAAGTAATATATTAAACAAGTTGAATGTAAGCGATCGTACACAGGCTGTTATTTATGCATTTCGACATCAATTAACGAAATAA
- a CDS encoding sirohydrochlorin chelatase, translating into MKAVLYICHGSRLREAKEEAIDFVSSCMNRVSAPIQELCFLELAKPFISEGFAACVRRGATEIVVVPVFLLAAGHVKEDIPNELKKMKNKYPHIVMTYGNPFGVSESLVSAAYKGSGIKEYENEVTLLLVARGSSDPETLQGIKRIAFLFEQEEKVGKVEVCYLAAAEPRFEEKLKAVVNRANENIVVLPYLLFTGLLMKHIEREVRNYSYSSIHVCPYLGKNHVFQEMLIQKTEEILRGDERVPTYSSN; encoded by the coding sequence ATGAAAGCTGTGTTATATATATGCCATGGAAGTAGGTTGCGAGAGGCGAAAGAGGAAGCGATAGACTTTGTTTCTTCTTGTATGAATCGTGTATCAGCTCCTATTCAAGAGCTATGTTTTTTAGAGTTAGCAAAGCCTTTTATTTCAGAAGGCTTTGCTGCTTGCGTAAGAAGAGGCGCAACAGAAATTGTTGTTGTTCCGGTCTTTTTATTAGCAGCAGGGCATGTGAAAGAAGATATCCCAAATGAGTTAAAAAAAATGAAAAATAAATATCCTCACATTGTAATGACTTACGGGAATCCGTTTGGTGTTTCGGAATCACTCGTATCGGCTGCGTATAAGGGAAGTGGCATTAAAGAGTATGAAAATGAAGTGACCCTATTGCTTGTTGCAAGGGGCAGTAGTGATCCTGAGACGTTACAAGGTATTAAGCGTATTGCTTTTTTGTTTGAACAAGAAGAGAAAGTTGGAAAGGTAGAAGTATGTTATTTAGCTGCAGCGGAGCCGCGATTTGAGGAAAAGTTAAAAGCAGTTGTAAACCGAGCTAATGAGAACATCGTTGTTCTTCCTTACCTACTATTTACAGGATTGTTAATGAAACATATTGAACGAGAGGTTCGCAATTATAGTTATTCGAGTATACATGTATGTCCCTATTTGGGGAAAAATCATGTATTTCAAGAAATGTTGATTCAGAAAACGGAAGAAATTTTAAGGGGAGATGAGCGTGTACCCACTTACAGTTCGAATTAG